From the Pomacea canaliculata isolate SZHN2017 linkage group LG14, ASM307304v1, whole genome shotgun sequence genome, one window contains:
- the LOC112555760 gene encoding uncharacterized protein LOC112555760 isoform X1, which produces MIMARPLTTILASIATSFVLFKLTSCVVVGALAENEADVESADKRRPFDDIASGLVGKRRPFDELASGLVGKRRPFDDIASGLVGKRRPFDELASGLVGKRRPFDDIASGLVGKRRPFDELASGLVGKRRPFDELASGLVGKRRPFDDIANGLVGKRRPFDELASGLVGKRRPFDDIANGLVGKRRPFDELASGLVGKRGPFDDIASGLVGKRRPFDELASGLVGKRAPFDDIASGLVGKRRPFDELASGLVGKRRPFDELASGLVGKRRPFDELASGLIGKRAGSGWRNMKYYRYANKRPFDELASGLVGKRSPFDEVASGLVGKRRDFDELASGLVGKRPFDELASGLVGKREFDGDMIEKRSTDEVDKRPFGEVASGLIGKKDDGDAAPTEEDSSAERTY; this is translated from the exons ATGATCATGGCGCGGCCCCTGACCACCATCTTGGCATCCATAGCAACGTCATTTGTCTTATTCAA gctaACCAGTTGTGTAGTCGTCGGCGCACTTGCCGAAAATGAAGCTGATGTTGAAAGTGCAGACAAGCGGCGTCCATTTGACGACATCGCCAGCGGACTTGTCGGAAAGCGGAGACCATTCGACGAACTTGCCAGTGGGTTAGTCGGGAAAAGGCGACCGTTTGACGACATCGCCAGCGGACTTGTTGGAAAACGGCGACCATTCGACGAACTTGCCAGTGGGTTAGTTGGGAAAAGGCGACCGTTTGATGACATTGCAAGTGGACTTGTTGGCAAACGGCGTCCATTCGACGAACTTGCCAGCGGGTTAGTTGGCAAACGGCGACCGTTCGACGAACTTGCCAGCGGGTTAGTTGGCAAACGGCGACCATTCGACGACATCGCCAATGGTCTTGTCGGTAAGCGACGTCCTTTCGACGAACTTGCCAGCGGGTTAGTTGGCAAACGACGACCGTTCGACGACATTGCCAACGGCCTTGTTGGCAAGCGACGCCCTTTCGACGAACTTGCCAGCGGGCTGGTGGGCAAGCGAGGTCCATTCGACGACATCGCCAGCGGTCTTGTTGGAAAACGCCGTCCATTTGACGAACTTGCCAGCGGATTGGTCGGCAAGCGAGCTCCATTCGACGACATCGCCAGCGGCCTCGTTGGCAAGCGCCGTCCTTTCGACGAACTTGCCAGTGGACTGGTTGGAAAACGACGACCGTTCGACGAACTTGCCAGCGGACTGGTTGGAAAACGGCGACCGTTCGACGAACTTGCCAGCGGACTGATCGGCAAGCGGGCAGGCTCCGGCTGGCGCAACATGAAGTACTACCGCTACGCCAACAAGCGACCTTTCGACGAGCTAGCCAGCGGACTAGTCGGCAAGAGGTCACCGTTCGACGAGGTCGCTAGCGGGCTTGTGGGCAAACGCCGGGACTTCGACGAGTTGGCCAGCGGGCTCGTTGGCAAGAGGCCCTTCGACGAGCTGGCCAGCGGACTCGTCGGCAAGCGTGAGTTCGACGGCGACATGATCGAGAAAAGATCGACGGACGAGGTAGACAAACGTCCCTTCGGGGAAGTAGCCAGCGGCCTGATAGGCAAGAAAGACGATGGTGACGCCGCCCCGACAGAAGAGGACAGCTCTGCCGAACGGACTTACTAG
- the LOC112555760 gene encoding uncharacterized protein LOC112555760 isoform X2 — protein sequence MIMARPLTTILASIATSFVLFKLTSCVVVGALAENEADVESADKRRPFDDIASGLVGKRRPFDELASGLVGKRRPFDDIASGLVGKRRPFDELASGLVGKRRPFDELASGLVGKRRPFDDIANGLVGKRRPFDELASGLVGKRRPFDDIANGLVGKRRPFDELASGLVGKRGPFDDIASGLVGKRRPFDELASGLVGKRAPFDDIASGLVGKRRPFDELASGLVGKRRPFDELASGLVGKRRPFDELASGLIGKRAGSGWRNMKYYRYANKRPFDELASGLVGKRSPFDEVASGLVGKRRDFDELASGLVGKRPFDELASGLVGKREFDGDMIEKRSTDEVDKRPFGEVASGLIGKKDDGDAAPTEEDSSAERTY from the exons ATGATCATGGCGCGGCCCCTGACCACCATCTTGGCATCCATAGCAACGTCATTTGTCTTATTCAA gctaACCAGTTGTGTAGTCGTCGGCGCACTTGCCGAAAATGAAGCTGATGTTGAAAGTGCAGACAAGCGGCGTCCATTTGACGAC ATCGCCAGCGGACTTGTTGGAAAACGGCGACCATTCGACGAACTTGCCAGTGGGTTAGTTGGGAAAAGGCGACCGTTTGATGACATTGCAAGTGGACTTGTTGGCAAACGGCGTCCATTCGACGAACTTGCCAGCGGGTTAGTTGGCAAACGGCGACCGTTCGACGAACTTGCCAGCGGGTTAGTTGGCAAACGGCGACCATTCGACGACATCGCCAATGGTCTTGTCGGTAAGCGACGTCCTTTCGACGAACTTGCCAGCGGGTTAGTTGGCAAACGACGACCGTTCGACGACATTGCCAACGGCCTTGTTGGCAAGCGACGCCCTTTCGACGAACTTGCCAGCGGGCTGGTGGGCAAGCGAGGTCCATTCGACGACATCGCCAGCGGTCTTGTTGGAAAACGCCGTCCATTTGACGAACTTGCCAGCGGATTGGTCGGCAAGCGAGCTCCATTCGACGACATCGCCAGCGGCCTCGTTGGCAAGCGCCGTCCTTTCGACGAACTTGCCAGTGGACTGGTTGGAAAACGACGACCGTTCGACGAACTTGCCAGCGGACTGGTTGGAAAACGGCGACCGTTCGACGAACTTGCCAGCGGACTGATCGGCAAGCGGGCAGGCTCCGGCTGGCGCAACATGAAGTACTACCGCTACGCCAACAAGCGACCTTTCGACGAGCTAGCCAGCGGACTAGTCGGCAAGAGGTCACCGTTCGACGAGGTCGCTAGCGGGCTTGTGGGCAAACGCCGGGACTTCGACGAGTTGGCCAGCGGGCTCGTTGGCAAGAGGCCCTTCGACGAGCTGGCCAGCGGACTCGTCGGCAAGCGTGAGTTCGACGGCGACATGATCGAGAAAAGATCGACGGACGAGGTAGACAAACGTCCCTTCGGGGAAGTAGCCAGCGGCCTGATAGGCAAGAAAGACGATGGTGACGCCGCCCCGACAGAAGAGGACAGCTCTGCCGAACGGACTTACTAG